One region of Budorcas taxicolor isolate Tak-1 chromosome 3, Takin1.1, whole genome shotgun sequence genomic DNA includes:
- the LOC128045026 gene encoding T-cell surface glycoprotein CD1a-like, whose product MLFLQIALLLTLLPCGNNENDFQEPITFQIIRISSFYSRFFTQNLGSAWLDELQTHAWEKNSDTVIYLHPWSKGNFSDEELIEVENILHTFFIRLGQALYNHASQWQLEYPFELQVAGGCEMHTRDASVGFVQVGYQGSDFLSFQKNLWVPSPEGGNRAEFVCALFNLYQGTQEIIHKLLSDTCPRFLLSLLDAGKAYLQRQVRPEAWLSPGPSPGPGHLTLVCHVSGFYPKPIWVMWMRGEQEQQGTQRSDVLPNADGTWYLRVSLDVKASEASGLSCRVRHSSLGGQDIILYWDHHSSTGWIILAVIVSLVLLAGLAFWLRKSWTCCKPSNRLLSLE is encoded by the exons ATGCTGTTTCTGCAAATTGCATTGCTTCTGACTCTTCTCCCATGTGGTAACAATGAGAATG ATTTCCAGGAGCCAATCACCTTCCAAATCATTCGGATCTCATCATTTTATAGCCGATTCTTTACACAAAATCTGGGCTCAGCTTGGCTGGATGAGTTGCAGACTCATGCCTGGGAAAAGAACTCTGACACAGTCATTTACCTGCATCCTTGGTCCAAAGGCAACTTCAGTGATGAGGAGTTGATAGAAGTGGAAAACATACTTCATACATTCTTCATTAGACTTGGTCAGGCACTTTACAACCATGCCAGTCAATGGCAACTTGAAT ATCCCTTTGAACTGCAGGTAGCAGGTGGCTGTGAGATGCACACCAGAGATGCCTCAGTAGGCTTTGTGCAAGTCGGTTATCAAGGATCAGACTTCCTAAGCTTCCAGAAAAATTTATGGGTACCCTCTCCAGAGGGTGGAAATAGGGCTGAATTTGTCTGCGCACTATTCAATTTGTACCAAGGCACCCAGGAAATAATACACAAGCTGCTCAGTGACACCTGCCCACGTTTCCTCTTGAGTCTTCTCGATGCAGGAAAGGCATATCTCCAGAGACAAG TGCGACCAGAGGCCTGGCTCTCCCCAGGCCCCAGTCCTGGCCCTGGCCACCTGACACTGGTTTGTCATGTCTCTGGCTTCTACCCAAAGCCCATTTGGGTGATGTGGATGCGGGGTGAGCAGGAGCAACAGGGCACTCAGAGAAGTGACGTCTTGCCTAACGCTGATGGGACGTGGTATCTTCGGGTTTCCCTGGATGTGAAAGCCAGTGAGGCATCTGGCCTGAGTTGCCGTGTGAGGCACAGCAGTCTAGGAGGCCAGGACATCATTCTCTACTGGG ATCATCACAGCTCCACTGGCTGGATCATCTTGGCAGTGATTGTGTCCCTGGTCCTCCTGGCTGGTCTTGCCTTTTGGCTTAGGAAGAGCTG GACTTGCTGTAAACCTTCAAACAGACTTCTCTCTTTGGAATGA